The nucleotide sequence TAAAAAGTTTTTTACCGATATTTCTGTATGAAAATGTCCCTAGATTATTTGTATATGATCTTGGTGATTTTTGTGTGATTGCTGTATAAGCATAAACACTTTCGGTTAGTATTTGGTACTTACTTAAAACATACTCAAGGCTTAAATATGATGGATAACGTAATTTATTACTTATAAACTCTAGATAACTGTTATTATTCTGTGTTGAGTAATAAAAACTGGTTGTGTATACTCCCCTTTTGAGCTTAATAATAACTTTCTGATTAACCCATCTAGAAATATCTTTATACAGAGTATTTCCTTTAAGCTCGGTTATTTGAGCTATAGTTTCTGTATCAAAATAACTTAGGTTTTCTAATTGTTCAAGCTTTCTTATCTGTTTCACTACCTGTATATTATACATACAGTTAGTGGAATAAGTCAACTGAAAATAAGTCATGTATTAAGGTTTGTTGACCACGCTTAGCGTGGTAGAAGGCTTGAAACCTGTTTCTGAGTCAAGTATAGGCAGGGTAATTAAGAGGAATAAACTCTTTTTTGCAGGAAAAGCCAAGGGAAAGAGGGTAACACAAGAGAAAACCAAAAGGCAAAGGATTAAGTTGTGTCCTAATATGAAAGATCAATCGCATAAAATTTCTAGGATTTAATAAAAATTTTTTGCCGTAGTCGCCAATAATTCAGTTTATACCCATAATTTCCGTAAAAATTCAGTTTCATTATCTCGGTGATCATAAAATTTTCAAACAGGGCTCCACGGTCATTTCTGATTTGTATCTGACTAAAGTTATTTATCAGAGCGTTTCGAAGGCCAGTAAAGTTGAAGTGCACTCGATCTGCTTTCAATAAGATTCAGTTCGAGTATATCCTTAAAAATTACACTGTCTGCAAGGTTTTCTAAATATCTGGAATCTGCAGGAACATTGAGAATATTCGGGTACAATCCATAGATAAGAACCTTTTCTAAAGTTGCTCCAAGGTCAAATATGTGGATTCTATCCTTGGCAAGATTGTAATGTTGTACTCAATTTTTCTTCCCGCACTGGCTGATTGTCGAGAAGAAAGTATTGAGCATCGGGGAATAAGCGCCGCAAAACTGTAACATTTTTTACATCCTAATGCAAATTAGGATAAGAAATTGGCTTGTGTTTTGTCTATTGCTGATTTGTTACTAAAAGATTTATTGAGATAGGCTCTTTATCCTTCAGCTTATCCTTTAATTCCAAAAAGACATAATTTTGAAAATCAAAGCCTAACTCAACTCGAGTTGATAGTTCATGAAAATTGGCTGAAATTAAATTTTTCAATCCCATGTCATTAAAATAACAGGTATAGGATTTATGAAGGGGGACGTTTCCCAAGGTCTTTGTCAGATTTCAAGATTTTAATAGCCTCTTTAGGGCTGTGATGAAGGCAGCTGTCCTGAGAGAACACTTATACTTCTTGGAGGTTTTCGAGACACTGTCTGTCGCTGTTTCCATATAGTTTCTTAATTCTTTGCGATATTTTGTTAGGCTCCAATTAGTACCTTCCATGTTCTGTTTCCACTCAAAATAGGACCCCGTAACCCCTCCAGAATTAGCCAGTACATCTGGAATAACGATCTTGCCGTGGCGATCGAGATACAAGGCAGCGTCTTTAGTAGTTGGTCCATTGGCCATTTCTAAGATAATCTTGGCCTTAATGTTCCTCGCGTTATCCATATTAATCACTCCTTCTAGTGCCGCTGGAATTAAGATATCTACCGGTAGTTCCAGCAGTTCTTCATTAGTAATTCTCTGTTCCGCTCGCAGATCACACACCCCACCCACGCAGTAACAATTGGCCACCCTACCTCTCTCCTTCTTACACTCCATCACCTTTTCACTATTAAAGGCTTCGCCTTTAAATGCTGTTATTCCACCTTTGGAATCTGAGAGAGCAACTAGTTTAAACATAGGTTTGCCGTCACTTGTTTTGGCGGCGTATAAATATTTAGCTAAGAAATACCCGACATTCCCAAATCCTTGCATAGCTACTGTTAGCGGGTACTTACTCTTGCCTATTTTTTTAAGAATTGATTCCAGAACAATAGATCCTCCCAGACCCGTGGCCTCTTCACGCCCGCTGTGTCCTCCAAAGTCGACAGGTTTACCTGTAACAACAGCCCGCAACATATTGGTTTCTTGTTTGGATTTTGGATTTTGGATTTTGGATTTTATATTAATATACTCTTCGGCTATCCAGCGCATAATTTGGGAATTAGTGTTTACATCAGGAGCCGGAACATCCGTCTCTGGGCCAATTACATCAGCAACGCGACGAACATATGCTCTCGTGAGCTCCTCAAGCTCCCTTTGAGATAGCTTTTTGGGGTCAACGGATATCCCACCTTTGCCACCACCAAAAGGAACATTAACTACGGCATTTTTGATTGTCATCCAGAATGCAAGTGATTTTGCCTCGTCCTCATCTACCTGCGGATGGAAGCGTAATCCTCCTTTGTAGGGACCTAAAATGGAGCTGTGTTGTATGCGATAACCATTAAAAATTCTTTTGGTTCCATCGTCCATTGTAACGGGAATTGTAATCTCTAGGGTGCGCTCGGGAA is from Candidatus Roizmanbacteria bacterium CG_4_9_14_0_2_um_filter_38_17 and encodes:
- a CDS encoding glutamate dehydrogenase encodes the protein MSMFEEATQQLWDAAKILKLPAMDIEPLVIPERTLEITIPVTMDDGTKRIFNGYRIQHSSILGPYKGGLRFHPQVDEDEAKSLAFWMTIKNAVVNVPFGGGKGGISVDPKKLSQRELEELTRAYVRRVADVIGPETDVPAPDVNTNSQIMRWIAEEYINIKSKIQNPKSKQETNMLRAVVTGKPVDFGGHSGREEATGLGGSIVLESILKKIGKSKYPLTVAMQGFGNVGYFLAKYLYAAKTSDGKPMFKLVALSDSKGGITAFKGEAFNSEKVMECKKERGRVANCYCVGGVCDLRAEQRITNEELLELPVDILIPAALEGVINMDNARNIKAKIILEMANGPTTKDAALYLDRHGKIVIPDVLANSGGVTGSYFEWKQNMEGTNWSLTKYRKELRNYMETATDSVSKTSKKYKCSLRTAAFITALKRLLKS